The genomic window ATTGTATTTTTTGTAATTGTTGAACATACATCACTACTTTCCATCTTTCTTCTGGGCTAAGTTGTGAAGCATGAGATCCCATTGCATTTAAACCATACATAATGGTATGATAAATTTTTCCAGCAGGCATATCTTTCATTAAACCACCACGAGATGAATTTGCATCAGCGCCATGATAAGCAGGCACACCTGAAATACCTTTGTCTAATTTTACGATATGACCTTGACCATCACCTTGATCACCATGACATGGCGCACAGAAAACTGTATAAAAGTGCTTTCCTTCAGTCAAATTTTTCTCTGTTAATGCCAATGGATTTACTAACGCAACAGATGCTTCGTATCCTTCTTTTGTGTTAGGATATTCATATCTGATATAATCAACAGGCTTTGTATTTGGAGGTGGCGTTTGTGACGTCGCTCCGTTAGCAAAGTTCTTATTTGGCTGATCTTGATTGTAAGCAATCGGATCATACATGTTTCTTGCGTAC from Pedobacter sp. SL55 includes these protein-coding regions:
- a CDS encoding c-type cytochrome gives rise to the protein MKGSILAMNKNRIVLGAFSLLASVAMLSACNDNKSTGLEYARNMYDPIAYNQDQPNKNFANGATSQTPPPNTKPVDYIRYEYPNTKEGYEASVALVNPLALTEKNLTEGKHFYTVFCAPCHGDQGDGQGHIVKLDKGISGVPAYHGADANSSRGGLMKDMPAGKIYHTIMYGLNAMGSHASQLSPEERWKVVMYVQQLQKIQ